From the genome of Candidatus Rokuibacteriota bacterium, one region includes:
- the greA gene encoding transcription elongation factor GreA — protein sequence MQRTPMTREGHTRLKEELDRLKRVERPAITRAIAEARAHGDLSENAEYHAAREKQSFTEARINDVESKLGAAEVIEPPTSGDRVTFGSTVRLEDETGKGSRYQIVGSEETDPARGRISIMAPLARTLIGKKVGDTVTAELPGGKKTFEILAANFPWDEKA from the coding sequence ATCCAGCGCACGCCCATGACGCGCGAAGGGCACACCCGCCTCAAGGAGGAGCTCGACCGCCTCAAGCGCGTCGAGCGGCCCGCCATCACGAGGGCGATCGCCGAGGCCCGCGCCCACGGCGATCTCTCGGAGAACGCCGAGTACCACGCCGCCCGCGAGAAGCAGAGCTTCACCGAGGCGCGGATCAACGACGTCGAGTCCAAGCTGGGCGCGGCCGAGGTCATCGAGCCGCCCACCTCCGGCGACCGCGTCACGTTCGGTTCCACGGTGCGCCTCGAGGACGAAACCGGTAAGGGAAGCCGGTACCAGATCGTGGGATCCGAGGAGACCGATCCCGCCCGCGGCCGCATCTCCATCATGGCCCCGCTGGCGCGGACGCTGATCGGCAAGAAGGTGGGAGACACCGTAACGGCGGAGCTGCCGGGCGGCAAGAAGACCTTCGAGATCCTCGCCGCGAACTTTCCCTGGGACGAGAAAGCGTAG
- a CDS encoding DGQHR domain-containing protein, with protein MITVPAHRVKQFGVEFFQASFSAKDIDRLVKFEVLGYAGAAAPPAKATRGNRARVNWEALEKRIGESEAAYQRPVIRRKIDELVAYYRDCKDAGTLPAIPGAVIITSEKRFTFTPMASQHDLGLLQIPEEHGVLRVLDGQHRLLALHALTQAGENLSIEVPAVLFDRLDARQIVELFVTINAKHTRLNPSHIVSLAGRKLYPDPNQALAHDVIRSLNEDDTSPLAGEIKMLGTGRGRVSQAPLAEEIVDFLETVEKIGGGARLTELRQGAKRFFLNYIKAVAGVFPLAWAGRKYSIKTGAALRAFIRVAPDVMARARELKRDAFDHNAIREAVKPWGDRLKDRRFETEGEWKTKLQGGTRGTVEALTRELRDALR; from the coding sequence ATGATCACCGTTCCCGCGCACCGCGTGAAGCAGTTTGGCGTGGAATTCTTCCAGGCCTCTTTCTCGGCCAAGGACATCGATCGCCTGGTCAAGTTCGAGGTCCTGGGCTACGCGGGCGCGGCCGCTCCTCCAGCCAAGGCCACGCGGGGCAATCGCGCGCGCGTGAACTGGGAGGCGCTCGAGAAGCGGATCGGCGAGAGCGAGGCCGCCTACCAGCGCCCGGTCATCCGCCGCAAGATCGACGAGCTCGTGGCCTACTACAGGGATTGCAAAGACGCGGGCACCCTGCCCGCCATTCCGGGCGCGGTCATCATCACCTCCGAGAAACGCTTCACCTTCACGCCGATGGCGAGCCAGCACGACCTGGGGCTCTTGCAGATCCCCGAGGAGCATGGCGTGCTCCGCGTGCTCGACGGCCAGCACAGGCTTCTGGCGCTCCACGCGCTCACGCAAGCGGGCGAGAATCTCAGCATCGAGGTCCCCGCGGTTCTCTTCGACAGGCTCGACGCGCGGCAGATCGTCGAGCTGTTCGTGACGATCAACGCCAAGCACACGCGCCTCAACCCCTCGCACATCGTGAGCCTGGCCGGCCGCAAGCTCTACCCCGACCCGAACCAGGCGCTGGCCCACGACGTCATCCGCTCGCTCAACGAGGACGACACCTCGCCGCTCGCCGGCGAGATCAAGATGCTCGGCACCGGGCGCGGCCGCGTCTCGCAGGCGCCGCTGGCCGAGGAGATCGTGGACTTCCTGGAGACCGTGGAGAAGATCGGCGGCGGGGCGCGCCTGACCGAGCTGCGCCAGGGGGCCAAGCGCTTCTTCCTGAACTACATCAAGGCGGTGGCGGGCGTGTTCCCCTTGGCGTGGGCCGGGCGCAAGTACTCGATCAAGACGGGCGCGGCGCTCCGCGCCTTCATCCGCGTGGCGCCCGACGTCATGGCGCGGGCGCGGGAGCTCAAGCGCGACGCCTTCGATCACAACGCGATCCGCGAGGCGGTCAAGCCCTGGGGCGACCGCCTGAAGGACCGCCGCTTCGAGACCGAGGGCGAGTGGAAGACCAAGCTCCAGGGCGGCACGCGCGGAACGGTGGAAGCGCTGACCCGCGAGCTGCGCGACGCGCTAAGGTAG